The genomic stretch CATGATGCTGTTGCTTCCCTGACTGTCCACAGTCTTCAGCTTTTGTTCCATCTTGATCGTTAAgttcttaattgaaccaattgtgtGTCTTTATTAGGCAAcctgtccctgtgttcaaggtatccaatgATTGGTAATtcagagagacctggaaatcctgcaggattgtggctctccaggaccagggttagccaccccagTTGTATGATTATCCTAACAATTCAGACATGTAAAGATAGTTAAATTTGGAGTTTATCTCAACGCCAACTATCACAGTGTGAGATGTCCTGCCTGAGGCCTGGGGAATTGGCAGCATTCACTGTCGCTGTATTTGACACAGACCTGCTCTGTATTATAGTGGGCTGCACTGGAGTCTcccacattatttttaaaaggtgaGATCACCACATGTGGAATTTATTGTCAACAGGTGGAGGATTACGAGGAAGAGCCAGTACTGCGAACGGGATGCAAAGAGTATTTCTGGCTGCTGTGCAAGCTGATTGACAATATTCATGTGAAGGATGCCAGCCAGGTATTTTTTTTAGCTTGGTTATTTTtgctctgtttgttttgttcgtcAATGACTTTACAATTGAAAGTCCACTTCTAATCCACTACTTGGAAGGTCATGCAGGGAATTAATCCTCTGTGTACAAACGGGAGGGCACTGAGACTGTTTATTTGTATCTTAGACCACCTTACTGGATCTGGATGCCCTGGCACGACACCTTGCTGATTGCATTCGGAGGTTAGTCTTGCATATCAAACGTTGAATGGTGTTCAGCTGATCTGTGATTTTATCCGGAGCTAATTCCCATGATGCTTgtggaaatgttttttgttttccccctcAGCAGGGAGATTCTCGATCAGCAGGATGGCAATATAGAAGATGATGGACTGACGGGTCTTCTGAGACTGGCCACCAGTGTGGTCAAGCACAAGCCCCCTTTCAAGTTCTCTCGTGAAGGACAGGTAATCCTGTTGCCCGCAAATAATCGCAAAGCTATTGTTCATTTAACGGAAGTGTTTCCTGCAGGAATTCCTGAGGGATGTTTACAATCTACTGTTCATGCTGCCCAGCCTGAAGGACCGACAGCAGCCCAAGTGCAAGTCTCACTCTGCCCGGGTGGCGGCCTATGACCTGTTGGTCGAAATGGTCAAGGGATCGGTAGAAAACTACAGACTCTTGCACAGCTGGGTTATGGCACAGCACATGCAAAGTATTAGAATACAAATTCGAATCTtcaattgtaaattaaattaagaagGTCATGAAGATATTCTGAAGATACTTAGTTCTTGACTGATGTATACCCAATTAAAATCTA from Amia ocellicauda isolate fAmiCal2 chromosome 23, fAmiCal2.hap1, whole genome shotgun sequence encodes the following:
- the LOC136718964 gene encoding ubiquitin carboxyl-terminal hydrolase 34-like; translation: MIGNSERPGNPAGLWLSRTRVEDYEEEPVLRTGCKEYFWLLCKLIDNIHVKDASQTTLLDLDALARHLADCIRSREILDQQDGNIEDDGLTGLLRLATSVVKHKPPFKFSREGQEFLRDVYNLLFMLPSLKDRQQPKCKSHSARVAAYDLLVEMVKGSVENYRLLHSWVMAQHMQTSHAPYKWDYWPHDDVRAECRFVGLTNLGATCYLASTIQQLYMIPEARQAIFTAKYAEEIKHKTRLLELQKMFTYLMDLRAFILMLSVHTPKQLDPALIPALQDLLTKCRACLQQRSTLELEAKERKSKVLSPTLNGQQSYQLTRVHSSSV